A section of the Enterococcus montenegrensis genome encodes:
- the tyrP gene encoding tyrosine-tyramine antiporter: protein MALCATVRSIPTLAAVGWTLIFYSIFAVVFFAGPISMISGELSTMLPEEGGPQLWVKTALGSKWGFVVAWLLWVQMFPGMVMVASTLGPLLGNTFGNVALGNNHWFVLACILIIYWIITILNLKFDMAKVGGNIGVWLGVYIPVVVMFVLGLFAFFKVGLVSNGYLGAFSWSKVLPDLQHIETLKYLAGISFIFVGIEMSSVYMPRLKDSTKNYTKGVFIALIGLVLLNVINAMLVANVVPAGKMELANITQPIIIYCEILGLPKIIGNIFSFMVFIGVLLQLSAWVTGPSKTIIQVAREGFLPPKFGFQKENKYGVSKNVVLTQSIVISLFALLYGVMDDVSTVFLTLTNATTIVYCIVYVLIAISVLELRKHHPEMARPYRIGKKGNAFVWVVSIMLLFSIVVVTYATLRTSTLANALLVAAIAVVMFVIPLVINHFKKNDWKVAVTDSSADHLHHSH from the coding sequence ATGGCTTTGTGTGCCACCGTTCGGAGTATCCCAACTTTAGCAGCAGTTGGATGGACATTAATTTTCTATTCAATTTTTGCAGTTGTCTTTTTTGCCGGCCCAATCTCAATGATTTCCGGTGAACTTTCTACCATGTTGCCAGAAGAAGGCGGCCCACAATTATGGGTAAAAACTGCCTTAGGTAGCAAATGGGGTTTTGTAGTTGCGTGGTTACTATGGGTGCAAATGTTCCCAGGAATGGTAATGGTAGCCTCAACTTTAGGCCCACTTTTAGGAAATACATTTGGTAATGTCGCATTAGGCAATAATCACTGGTTTGTTTTAGCTTGTATTTTAATTATTTACTGGATTATTACCATTTTGAATTTAAAATTTGATATGGCCAAAGTCGGTGGTAACATCGGCGTTTGGTTAGGCGTATATATCCCCGTTGTTGTAATGTTTGTACTTGGCTTATTTGCCTTTTTCAAGGTTGGCTTAGTATCAAATGGATACTTGGGTGCTTTTTCTTGGTCAAAGGTTTTACCAGACTTGCAACATATTGAAACATTAAAATATTTAGCAGGTATTAGCTTTATTTTCGTTGGGATCGAAATGAGTTCAGTTTATATGCCTCGTTTGAAAGATTCTACGAAAAATTATACCAAGGGAGTTTTCATCGCTTTAATTGGTTTAGTTTTACTAAACGTTATTAATGCAATGCTTGTTGCCAATGTAGTCCCAGCGGGCAAAATGGAATTGGCCAATATTACCCAACCAATCATCATTTATTGCGAAATTTTGGGTCTGCCAAAAATTATTGGTAATATTTTCAGTTTCATGGTGTTCATTGGTGTCTTGTTACAACTTTCTGCTTGGGTAACTGGTCCTTCAAAAACTATTATTCAAGTTGCAAGAGAAGGTTTCTTACCACCTAAGTTTGGCTTCCAAAAAGAAAATAAATATGGCGTTTCTAAAAATGTTGTCTTGACGCAATCGATCGTTATTTCACTATTTGCGTTATTGTATGGGGTTATGGATGATGTCAGCACTGTTTTCTTAACTTTAACGAACGCTACGACAATCGTTTATTGTATCGTATATGTTCTAATTGCAATTTCCGTTTTAGAATTACGGAAACATCATCCTGAAATGGCTCGTCCTTACCGAATTGGTAAAAAAGGGAATGCTTTTGTATGGGTTGTTAGCATCATGTTGCTATTTTCAATCGTTGTCGTTACGTATGCGACATTACGGACATCTACTTTAGCGAATGCGTTGTTAGTTGCAGCTATTGCAGTTGTGATGTTTGTTATTCCTTTGGTCATTAATCACTTTAAGAAAAATGACTGGAAAGTTGCTGTTACTGACTCTTCTGCAGACCACTTGCACCATAGTCATTAA
- the tdc gene encoding tyrosine decarboxylase, whose product MSEQGNDLNLNALFIGDKAENGQIYKALLNELVDEHLGWRQNYMPQDMPIITPEEKSSESFKNTVNKMEDVLSEISSRMRSHSVPWHTAGRYWGHMNSETLMPSLLAYNFAMLWNGNNVAYESSPATSQMEEEVGREFAQLMSYSDGWGHIVADGSLANLEGLWYARNIKSLPLAMKEVTPELVSGKSEWELLNLSTKEIMDLLATVPEKIDDIKAASARSGKNLEKLGKWLVPQTKHYSWLKAADIIGIGLDQVIPVPVDHNYRMDVNELEKIVRNLAADKTPILGVVGVVGSTEEGAIDPIDKIAALRDVLAKDGIYFYLHVDAAYGGYGRAIFLDEDNNFIPFEELKDVHFENGVFTENKNYILEEVYNAYRAIKEAESVTIDPHKMGYVPYSAGGIVIQDIRMRDVISYFATYVFEKGADIPALLGAYILEGSKAGATAASVWAAHHVLPLNVAGYGKLMGASIEGSHRFFNFLNNLSFKVGDKEIEVHPLTYPDFNMVDYVFKEKGNDDLEAMNKLNHDVYDYSSYVKGSIYGNEFLTSHTDFAVPDYGDSPLQFVNQLGFSDAEWRRVEKITVLRASVMTPYMNKEENFEQYAEKIKVALQEKLEKIYAEKLVHSAH is encoded by the coding sequence ATGAGTGAACAAGGAAACGATTTGAATCTAAATGCCCTATTTATTGGGGACAAAGCTGAAAATGGCCAAATTTACAAAGCTTTGTTAAACGAATTAGTAGACGAGCATTTAGGCTGGCGTCAAAATTACATGCCACAAGACATGCCAATTATTACGCCTGAAGAAAAAAGCAGTGAAAGTTTTAAAAACACTGTCAACAAAATGGAAGATGTTTTATCTGAAATTTCATCACGGATGCGCAGTCATTCTGTCCCATGGCATACTGCCGGACGTTACTGGGGACATATGAACTCAGAAACGTTAATGCCATCATTGTTAGCTTATAACTTTGCTATGCTTTGGAACGGCAATAACGTAGCCTATGAATCATCTCCTGCTACAAGTCAAATGGAAGAAGAAGTAGGACGTGAATTCGCGCAATTAATGAGCTATAGCGATGGTTGGGGACATATTGTTGCTGACGGTTCTTTAGCAAATTTGGAAGGCTTATGGTATGCCCGCAACATTAAATCATTACCGCTTGCCATGAAAGAAGTTACACCAGAATTGGTTAGTGGAAAGTCAGAATGGGAACTTTTGAATTTGTCTACGAAAGAAATTATGGACTTACTTGCAACAGTGCCCGAAAAAATTGATGATATTAAAGCTGCTTCTGCCCGTAGTGGTAAAAACCTAGAAAAATTAGGAAAATGGTTAGTTCCACAAACAAAACACTACTCATGGTTGAAAGCTGCTGACATTATTGGGATTGGCTTGGATCAAGTTATTCCAGTACCAGTGGATCACAATTACCGGATGGATGTTAATGAACTTGAAAAAATCGTGCGCAATTTAGCCGCTGATAAAACACCAATCTTAGGTGTTGTGGGTGTTGTTGGTTCAACAGAAGAAGGCGCAATCGACCCAATCGATAAAATTGCTGCCCTACGCGACGTTTTAGCAAAAGACGGTATTTATTTCTACTTGCACGTAGACGCTGCTTATGGCGGTTATGGTCGTGCCATTTTCTTAGACGAAGATAATAACTTTATCCCATTTGAAGAATTAAAAGATGTTCATTTTGAAAATGGGGTCTTCACTGAAAATAAAAATTATATTTTAGAAGAAGTGTACAATGCTTATCGTGCCATAAAAGAAGCTGAATCTGTTACAATTGACCCGCATAAAATGGGTTATGTTCCTTATTCTGCTGGTGGGATTGTTATCCAAGATATTCGGATGCGGGACGTAATTTCTTATTTTGCAACTTACGTTTTTGAAAAAGGCGCTGATATTCCTGCCTTACTAGGCGCTTATATCTTAGAAGGTTCCAAAGCCGGTGCAACAGCTGCCAGTGTTTGGGCTGCACATCATGTTTTACCATTGAATGTTGCCGGATATGGTAAATTAATGGGGGCATCTATTGAAGGTTCACACCGTTTCTTTAACTTCTTAAATAACTTGTCCTTTAAAGTTGGCGATAAAGAAATTGAAGTACACCCATTAACTTATCCTGATTTCAACATGGTAGACTATGTCTTCAAAGAAAAAGGTAATGATGATTTAGAAGCAATGAATAAATTAAATCACGATGTTTATGACTACTCTTCATATGTCAAAGGAAGCATTTATGGTAATGAATTCTTAACTTCACATACTGACTTTGCTGTGCCTGATTATGGTGACAGCCCATTACAATTTGTTAACCAACTTGGTTTTTCAGATGCAGAATGGCGTCGGGTGGAAAAAATTACCGTATTGCGTGCCAGCGTAATGACACCATATATGAATAAAGAAGAAAACTTTGAACAATATGCTGAAAAAATCAAAGTTGCGCTTCAAGAAAAATTGGAAAAAATCTATGCAGAAAAATTAGTACATTCAGCACACTAA